The Musa acuminata AAA Group cultivar baxijiao chromosome BXJ2-2, Cavendish_Baxijiao_AAA, whole genome shotgun sequence genome has a segment encoding these proteins:
- the LOC135582057 gene encoding phosphoserine phosphatase, chloroplastic-like isoform X1 — MFDLFAFGGRRTLFPAGSLMAGLVSAHVNPVCQSYNICRSPLVRSTFLQIPEMAIKHPVAVMKHLKPLSVVASSLQPPKSISTAQFSNTIPSEEVLNFWRSVDAVCFDVDSTVCLDEGIDELADFCGAGKAVAEWTTKAMSGSVPFEEALAARLSLFNPSLSQVKDFLEKRPPRISPGIAELTQKLMAQNIDVYLISGGFRQMINPVALQLGIPLENIFANQLLFGSSGEFVGFDAKEPTSRSGGKATAVQQIRKVHDYKALVMIGDGATDLEAKKPGGADLFICFAGVQMREAVAAKADWLVFNFEELLTSMS, encoded by the exons ATGTTTGATCTTTTTGCTTTCGGAGGACGCCGAACCCTATTT CCTGCAGGAAGCTTGATGGCTGGGTTGGTTAGTGCACATGTCAATCCTGTTTGCCAATCCTACAATATCTGCCGGTCTCCTCTTGTCCGATCTACCTTTTTGCAGATACCAGAAATGGCAATTAAACATCCTGTAGCTGTCATGAAACATCTTAAGCCTCTCTCTGTTGTGGCCTCATCGCTGCAACCCCCGAAGAGCATTTCTACTGCTCAGTTTAGCAACACTATACCTTCTGAAG AGGTGCTCAACTTCTGGCGCAGTGTTGATGCTGTGTGCTTTGATGTGGATAGCACTGTTTGTCTGGATGAGGGTATTGATGAACTTGCTGACTTCTGTGGTGCTGGCAAAGCTGTTGCAGAGTGGACAACAAA GGCTATGAGTGGATCTGTACCATTTGAGGAAGCTTTAGCTGCTAGACTTTCTTTATTTAATCCTTCACTGTCACAGGTTAAGGATTTTTTAGAGAAGAGACCTCCCAG GATTTCTCCTGGCATTGCTGAACTTACCCAAAAGCTGATGGCTCAAAACATCGATGTGTACCTTATATCTGGTGGCTTCCGTCAAATGATTAAT CCTGTGGCATTGCAGCTTGGAATCCCTCTTGAGAACATCTTTGCAAATCAATTACTATTTGGCAGTTCTGGTGAGTTTGTTGGATTTGATGCCAAAGAACCTACTTCAAGAAGTGGTGGAAAAGCAACAGCTGTACAACAGATAAGAAAG GTCCATGATTACAAGGCATTGGTTATGATCGGAGATGGTGCAACAGATCTTGAG GCAAAGAAACCAGGTGGTGCCGACTTATTTATATGCTTCGCTGGGGTTCAGAtgcgagaagcagttgcagcaaaAGCTGATTGGCTTGTCTTTAACTTTGAAGAATTATTGACCTCCATGTCATAG
- the LOC135582057 gene encoding phosphoserine phosphatase, chloroplastic-like isoform X2, producing the protein MAGLVSAHVNPVCQSYNICRSPLVRSTFLQIPEMAIKHPVAVMKHLKPLSVVASSLQPPKSISTAQFSNTIPSEEVLNFWRSVDAVCFDVDSTVCLDEGIDELADFCGAGKAVAEWTTKAMSGSVPFEEALAARLSLFNPSLSQVKDFLEKRPPRISPGIAELTQKLMAQNIDVYLISGGFRQMINPVALQLGIPLENIFANQLLFGSSGEFVGFDAKEPTSRSGGKATAVQQIRKVHDYKALVMIGDGATDLEAKKPGGADLFICFAGVQMREAVAAKADWLVFNFEELLTSMS; encoded by the exons ATGGCTGGGTTGGTTAGTGCACATGTCAATCCTGTTTGCCAATCCTACAATATCTGCCGGTCTCCTCTTGTCCGATCTACCTTTTTGCAGATACCAGAAATGGCAATTAAACATCCTGTAGCTGTCATGAAACATCTTAAGCCTCTCTCTGTTGTGGCCTCATCGCTGCAACCCCCGAAGAGCATTTCTACTGCTCAGTTTAGCAACACTATACCTTCTGAAG AGGTGCTCAACTTCTGGCGCAGTGTTGATGCTGTGTGCTTTGATGTGGATAGCACTGTTTGTCTGGATGAGGGTATTGATGAACTTGCTGACTTCTGTGGTGCTGGCAAAGCTGTTGCAGAGTGGACAACAAA GGCTATGAGTGGATCTGTACCATTTGAGGAAGCTTTAGCTGCTAGACTTTCTTTATTTAATCCTTCACTGTCACAGGTTAAGGATTTTTTAGAGAAGAGACCTCCCAG GATTTCTCCTGGCATTGCTGAACTTACCCAAAAGCTGATGGCTCAAAACATCGATGTGTACCTTATATCTGGTGGCTTCCGTCAAATGATTAAT CCTGTGGCATTGCAGCTTGGAATCCCTCTTGAGAACATCTTTGCAAATCAATTACTATTTGGCAGTTCTGGTGAGTTTGTTGGATTTGATGCCAAAGAACCTACTTCAAGAAGTGGTGGAAAAGCAACAGCTGTACAACAGATAAGAAAG GTCCATGATTACAAGGCATTGGTTATGATCGGAGATGGTGCAACAGATCTTGAG GCAAAGAAACCAGGTGGTGCCGACTTATTTATATGCTTCGCTGGGGTTCAGAtgcgagaagcagttgcagcaaaAGCTGATTGGCTTGTCTTTAACTTTGAAGAATTATTGACCTCCATGTCATAG
- the LOC103973314 gene encoding protein root UVB sensitive 3 has protein sequence MEGDNGAPASPSSSPSSSTSTAPSVTVEEWRGSSSTKLSRTAILTADRSHLTLYRSGSRWDDLGRKILEAFIPEGFPGSVTPDYVPFQVWDSLQGLSTYIRSMLSTQALLSAIGVGEKSATVIGATFQWFLRDFTGMLGGILFTFYQGSNLDSSAKMWRLVADFMNDLGMLMDLVSPLWPSAFIVIVCLGSLSRSFTGVAGGATRAALTQHFALQNNAADISAKEGSQETVATMVGMALGMLLAHITMGNPVAIWLSFLSLTMFHIYANYKAVSCLSLSTLNSERSSILLQYYMQNRTVLSPQEVSRREHIFPVWTTWQRPGNAKPLHHCIHLGVKASTLSHSDMMELSGTASSHYKKVNYLLMERKGVIRVINHKEATSADILRSFFHALILANLTGKAKSLHTESRLWMEEHYHDFIAKLKSAGWATERLLSGSIVWRAHWAQSPSEEKIN, from the exons ATGGAAGGAGACAATGGAGCGCCGGCCTCTCCTTCGTCTTCCCCCTCCTCTTCCACTAGCACTGCGCCATCGGTCACGGTGGAGGAGTGGAGGGGATCGTCCTCTACCAAGCTCTCCCGCACCGCTATCCTCACCGCCGATCGCTCCCATCTCACCCTCTACAG ATCGGGAAGCCGATGGGACGATCTGGGCAGGAAGATTCTTGAGGCGTTCATCCCGGAG GGATTCCCAGGCAGTGTGACTCCCGATTATGTTCCTTTCCAAGTATGGGACTCCTTGCAG GGACTCTCAACTTACATACGCTCCATGCTTTCTACCCAA GCTCTTTTGAGTGCTATTGGTGTTGGTGAAAAATCTGCTACGGTCATTGGTGCCACTTTTCAG TGGTTTTTGAGGGACTTCACTGGGATGCTTGGAGGTATTTTGTTCACATTCTATCAG GGTTCTAACCTTGACAGCAGTGCAAAGATGTGGCGTTTAGTTGCAGATTTCATGAACGATCTTG GAATGCTGATGGATCTTGTGTCTCCTCTGTGGCCATCAGCCTTCATTGTAATAGTATGCTTGGGGAGCTTGTCAAGATCATTCA CTGGTGTTGCTGGCGGAGCAACTAGAGCAGCATTAACTCAACATTTCGCACTACAGAATAACGCAGCAGATATTTCCGCAAAG GAAGGTAGTCAAGAAACAGTTGCAACAATGGTTGGAATGGCTCTGGGAATGCTGCTAGCTCATATCACAATGGGGAATCCTGTGGCTATATGGCTTTCCTTTTTGTCTCTCACCATGTTCCACATATATG CAAACTACAAGGCTGTTAGTTGCCTTTCCTTATCAACATTGAACAGTGAAAGAAGCTCAATTCTGCTGCAATATTACATGCAGAACAGGACAG TGCTTTCTCCACAAGAGGTTTCAAGGAGGGAGCACATATTTCCTGTTTGGACCACCTGGCAAAGACCAGGTAACGCGAAGCCGCTGCACCACTGCATTCACTTGGGTGTTAAAGCTTCGACTCTCAGCCATTCCGATAT GATGGAGCTCTCAGGAACTGCAAGTTCCCACTACAAGAAAG TGAACTACTTATTGATGGAGAGGAAAGGAGTCATCCGGGTCATCAACCATAAAGAGGCAACATCAGCTGATATATTGCGGTCCTTCTTCCATGCTCTTATCCTCGCAAACCTAACCGGCAAAGCTAAATCTCTCCATACAGAAAGCCGCCTTTGGATGGAAGaacattatcatgatttcatcgcAAAG TTGAAGTCAGCAGGGTGGGCAACAGAGCGTCTTCTATCTGGTTCCATCGTTTGGAGAGCTCATTGGGCTCAAAGCCCCTCAGAGGAGAAGATCAACTGA
- the LOC135582057 gene encoding phosphoserine phosphatase, chloroplastic-like isoform X3, whose amino-acid sequence MAGLIPEMAIKHPVAVMKHLKPLSVVASSLQPPKSISTAQFSNTIPSEEVLNFWRSVDAVCFDVDSTVCLDEGIDELADFCGAGKAVAEWTTKAMSGSVPFEEALAARLSLFNPSLSQVKDFLEKRPPRISPGIAELTQKLMAQNIDVYLISGGFRQMINPVALQLGIPLENIFANQLLFGSSGEFVGFDAKEPTSRSGGKATAVQQIRKVHDYKALVMIGDGATDLEAKKPGGADLFICFAGVQMREAVAAKADWLVFNFEELLTSMS is encoded by the exons ATGGCTGGGTTG ATACCAGAAATGGCAATTAAACATCCTGTAGCTGTCATGAAACATCTTAAGCCTCTCTCTGTTGTGGCCTCATCGCTGCAACCCCCGAAGAGCATTTCTACTGCTCAGTTTAGCAACACTATACCTTCTGAAG AGGTGCTCAACTTCTGGCGCAGTGTTGATGCTGTGTGCTTTGATGTGGATAGCACTGTTTGTCTGGATGAGGGTATTGATGAACTTGCTGACTTCTGTGGTGCTGGCAAAGCTGTTGCAGAGTGGACAACAAA GGCTATGAGTGGATCTGTACCATTTGAGGAAGCTTTAGCTGCTAGACTTTCTTTATTTAATCCTTCACTGTCACAGGTTAAGGATTTTTTAGAGAAGAGACCTCCCAG GATTTCTCCTGGCATTGCTGAACTTACCCAAAAGCTGATGGCTCAAAACATCGATGTGTACCTTATATCTGGTGGCTTCCGTCAAATGATTAAT CCTGTGGCATTGCAGCTTGGAATCCCTCTTGAGAACATCTTTGCAAATCAATTACTATTTGGCAGTTCTGGTGAGTTTGTTGGATTTGATGCCAAAGAACCTACTTCAAGAAGTGGTGGAAAAGCAACAGCTGTACAACAGATAAGAAAG GTCCATGATTACAAGGCATTGGTTATGATCGGAGATGGTGCAACAGATCTTGAG GCAAAGAAACCAGGTGGTGCCGACTTATTTATATGCTTCGCTGGGGTTCAGAtgcgagaagcagttgcagcaaaAGCTGATTGGCTTGTCTTTAACTTTGAAGAATTATTGACCTCCATGTCATAG